A part of Rattus rattus isolate New Zealand chromosome 6, Rrattus_CSIRO_v1, whole genome shotgun sequence genomic DNA contains:
- the Serbp1 gene encoding plasminogen activator inhibitor 1 RNA-binding protein isoform X3, with amino-acid sequence MPGHLQEGFGCVVTNRFDQLFDDESDPFEVLKAAENKKKEAGGGGVGGPGAKSAAQAAAQTNSNAAGKQLRKESQKDRKNPLPPSVGVADKKEETQPPVALKKEGIRRVGRRPDQQLQGDGKIIDRRPERRPPRERRFEKPLEEKGEGGEFSVDRPIIERPIRGRGGLGRGRGGRGRGMGRGDGFDSRGKREFDRHSGSDRSSFSHYSGLKHEDKRGGSGSHNWGTVKDELTDLEQSNVTEETPEGEEHPVADTENKENEVEEVKEEGPKEMTLDEWKAIQNKDRAKVEFNIRKPNEGADGQWKKGFVLHKSKSEEAHAEDSVMDHHFRKPANDITSQLEINFGDLGRPGRGGRGGRGGRGRGGRPNRGSRTDKSSASAPDVDDPEAFPALA; translated from the exons ATGCCTGGGCACCTACAGGAAGGCTTCGGCTGCGTCGTCACCAACCGATTCGACCAGCTATTTGACGACGAATCGGACCCTTTCGAGGTACTGAAGGCAGcagagaacaagaaaaaagaagccGGCGGGGGCGGCGTTGGGGGCCCCGGGGCCAAGAGCGCGGCTCAGGCCGCGGCCCAGACCAACTCCAACGCGGCAGGCAAACAGTTGCGGAAAGAGTCCCAGAAAGACCGCAAGAACCCGCTGCCCCCCAGCGTCGGCGTGGCTGACAAAAAGGAGGAGACGCAGCCGCCGGTGGCGCTTAAGAAAGAAG GAATAAGGCGAGTTGGAAGAAGacctgatcaacaacttcagGGTGATGGGAAAATAATTGATAGGAGACCAGAAAGGCGACCACCTCGTGAAAGAAGATTTGAAAAGCCACTTGAAGAAAAAGGTGAAGGAGGTGAATTTTCAGTTGATAG ACCGATCATCGAACGGCCTATCCGAGGCCGAGGTGGTCTTGGAAGGGGTCGAGGTGGCCGTGGCCGTGGAATGGGCCGAGGTGATGGATTTGATTCTCGTGGCAAGCGTGAATTTGATAGGCATAGTGGAAGTGATAGATC TTCTTTTTCACATTACAGTGGCCTGAAGCATGAGGACAAACGCGGAGGTAGCGGATCTCACAACTGGGGAACTGTCAAAGATGAATTAAC TGATTTGGAGCAATCAAATGTGACTGAGGAAACACCTGAAGGTGAAGAGCACCCAGTGGCAGACACTGAAAATAA GGAGAACGAAGTTGAAGAGGTTAAGGAAGAGGGTCCAAAAGAGATGACTTTGGATGAGTGGAAAGCTATTCAAAATAAAGACCGAGCAAAAGTAGAATTTAATATCCGAAAACCAAATGAAGGTGCTGATGGACAATGGAAAAAGGGATTTGTTCTGCATAAATCAAAAAGTGAAGAG GCTCATGCGGAAGATTCAGTTATGGACCATCATTTCCGGAAGCCAGCAAATGATATAACGTCTCAACTGGAGATCAATTTTGGAGACCTAGGCCGCCCAGGACGTGGTGGCAGAGGAGGACGTGGTGGACGTGGGCGTGGTGGTCGTCCTAATCGTGGCAGCAGGACTGATAAG TCAAGTGCTTCTGCTCCTGATGTAGATGACCCAGAGGCATTCCCAGCTCTGGCCTAA
- the Serbp1 gene encoding plasminogen activator inhibitor 1 RNA-binding protein isoform X4: MPGHLQEGFGCVVTNRFDQLFDDESDPFEVLKAAENKKKEAGGGGVGGPGAKSAAQAAAQTNSNAAGKQLRKESQKDRKNPLPPSVGVADKKEETQPPVALKKEGIRRVGRRPDQQLQGDGKIIDRRPERRPPRERRFEKPLEEKGEGGEFSVDRPIIERPIRGRGGLGRGRGGRGRGMGRGDGFDSRGKREFDRHSGSDRSGLKHEDKRGGSGSHNWGTVKDELTDLEQSNVTEETPEGEEHPVADTENKENEVEEVKEEGPKEMTLDEWKAIQNKDRAKVEFNIRKPNEGADGQWKKGFVLHKSKSEEAHAEDSVMDHHFRKPANDITSQLEINFGDLGRPGRGGRGGRGGRGRGGRPNRGSRTDKSSASAPDVDDPEAFPALA; this comes from the exons ATGCCTGGGCACCTACAGGAAGGCTTCGGCTGCGTCGTCACCAACCGATTCGACCAGCTATTTGACGACGAATCGGACCCTTTCGAGGTACTGAAGGCAGcagagaacaagaaaaaagaagccGGCGGGGGCGGCGTTGGGGGCCCCGGGGCCAAGAGCGCGGCTCAGGCCGCGGCCCAGACCAACTCCAACGCGGCAGGCAAACAGTTGCGGAAAGAGTCCCAGAAAGACCGCAAGAACCCGCTGCCCCCCAGCGTCGGCGTGGCTGACAAAAAGGAGGAGACGCAGCCGCCGGTGGCGCTTAAGAAAGAAG GAATAAGGCGAGTTGGAAGAAGacctgatcaacaacttcagGGTGATGGGAAAATAATTGATAGGAGACCAGAAAGGCGACCACCTCGTGAAAGAAGATTTGAAAAGCCACTTGAAGAAAAAGGTGAAGGAGGTGAATTTTCAGTTGATAG ACCGATCATCGAACGGCCTATCCGAGGCCGAGGTGGTCTTGGAAGGGGTCGAGGTGGCCGTGGCCGTGGAATGGGCCGAGGTGATGGATTTGATTCTCGTGGCAAGCGTGAATTTGATAGGCATAGTGGAAGTGATAGATC TGGCCTGAAGCATGAGGACAAACGCGGAGGTAGCGGATCTCACAACTGGGGAACTGTCAAAGATGAATTAAC TGATTTGGAGCAATCAAATGTGACTGAGGAAACACCTGAAGGTGAAGAGCACCCAGTGGCAGACACTGAAAATAA GGAGAACGAAGTTGAAGAGGTTAAGGAAGAGGGTCCAAAAGAGATGACTTTGGATGAGTGGAAAGCTATTCAAAATAAAGACCGAGCAAAAGTAGAATTTAATATCCGAAAACCAAATGAAGGTGCTGATGGACAATGGAAAAAGGGATTTGTTCTGCATAAATCAAAAAGTGAAGAG GCTCATGCGGAAGATTCAGTTATGGACCATCATTTCCGGAAGCCAGCAAATGATATAACGTCTCAACTGGAGATCAATTTTGGAGACCTAGGCCGCCCAGGACGTGGTGGCAGAGGAGGACGTGGTGGACGTGGGCGTGGTGGTCGTCCTAATCGTGGCAGCAGGACTGATAAG TCAAGTGCTTCTGCTCCTGATGTAGATGACCCAGAGGCATTCCCAGCTCTGGCCTAA
- the Serbp1 gene encoding plasminogen activator inhibitor 1 RNA-binding protein isoform X2, with protein sequence MPGHLQEGFGCVVTNRFDQLFDDESDPFEVLKAAENKKKEAGGGGVGGPGAKSAAQAAAQTNSNAAGKQLRKESQKDRKNPLPPSVGVADKKEETQPPVALKKEGIRRVGRRPDQQLQGDGKIIDRRPERRPPRERRFEKPLEEKGEGGEFSVDRPIIERPIRGRGGLGRGRGGRGRGMGRGDGFDSRGKREFDRHSGSDRSGLKHEDKRGGSGSHNWGTVKDELTESPKYIQKQISYNCSDLEQSNVTEETPEGEEHPVADTENKENEVEEVKEEGPKEMTLDEWKAIQNKDRAKVEFNIRKPNEGADGQWKKGFVLHKSKSEEAHAEDSVMDHHFRKPANDITSQLEINFGDLGRPGRGGRGGRGGRGRGGRPNRGSRTDKSSASAPDVDDPEAFPALA encoded by the exons ATGCCTGGGCACCTACAGGAAGGCTTCGGCTGCGTCGTCACCAACCGATTCGACCAGCTATTTGACGACGAATCGGACCCTTTCGAGGTACTGAAGGCAGcagagaacaagaaaaaagaagccGGCGGGGGCGGCGTTGGGGGCCCCGGGGCCAAGAGCGCGGCTCAGGCCGCGGCCCAGACCAACTCCAACGCGGCAGGCAAACAGTTGCGGAAAGAGTCCCAGAAAGACCGCAAGAACCCGCTGCCCCCCAGCGTCGGCGTGGCTGACAAAAAGGAGGAGACGCAGCCGCCGGTGGCGCTTAAGAAAGAAG GAATAAGGCGAGTTGGAAGAAGacctgatcaacaacttcagGGTGATGGGAAAATAATTGATAGGAGACCAGAAAGGCGACCACCTCGTGAAAGAAGATTTGAAAAGCCACTTGAAGAAAAAGGTGAAGGAGGTGAATTTTCAGTTGATAG ACCGATCATCGAACGGCCTATCCGAGGCCGAGGTGGTCTTGGAAGGGGTCGAGGTGGCCGTGGCCGTGGAATGGGCCGAGGTGATGGATTTGATTCTCGTGGCAAGCGTGAATTTGATAGGCATAGTGGAAGTGATAGATC TGGCCTGAAGCATGAGGACAAACGCGGAGGTAGCGGATCTCACAACTGGGGAACTGTCAAAGATGAATTAAC agAGTCACCCAAATACATTCAGAAACAAATATCTTATAATTGCAGTGATTTGGAGCAATCAAATGTGACTGAGGAAACACCTGAAGGTGAAGAGCACCCAGTGGCAGACACTGAAAATAA GGAGAACGAAGTTGAAGAGGTTAAGGAAGAGGGTCCAAAAGAGATGACTTTGGATGAGTGGAAAGCTATTCAAAATAAAGACCGAGCAAAAGTAGAATTTAATATCCGAAAACCAAATGAAGGTGCTGATGGACAATGGAAAAAGGGATTTGTTCTGCATAAATCAAAAAGTGAAGAG GCTCATGCGGAAGATTCAGTTATGGACCATCATTTCCGGAAGCCAGCAAATGATATAACGTCTCAACTGGAGATCAATTTTGGAGACCTAGGCCGCCCAGGACGTGGTGGCAGAGGAGGACGTGGTGGACGTGGGCGTGGTGGTCGTCCTAATCGTGGCAGCAGGACTGATAAG TCAAGTGCTTCTGCTCCTGATGTAGATGACCCAGAGGCATTCCCAGCTCTGGCCTAA
- the Serbp1 gene encoding plasminogen activator inhibitor 1 RNA-binding protein isoform X1 encodes MPGHLQEGFGCVVTNRFDQLFDDESDPFEVLKAAENKKKEAGGGGVGGPGAKSAAQAAAQTNSNAAGKQLRKESQKDRKNPLPPSVGVADKKEETQPPVALKKEGIRRVGRRPDQQLQGDGKIIDRRPERRPPRERRFEKPLEEKGEGGEFSVDRPIIERPIRGRGGLGRGRGGRGRGMGRGDGFDSRGKREFDRHSGSDRSSFSHYSGLKHEDKRGGSGSHNWGTVKDELTESPKYIQKQISYNCSDLEQSNVTEETPEGEEHPVADTENKENEVEEVKEEGPKEMTLDEWKAIQNKDRAKVEFNIRKPNEGADGQWKKGFVLHKSKSEEAHAEDSVMDHHFRKPANDITSQLEINFGDLGRPGRGGRGGRGGRGRGGRPNRGSRTDKSSASAPDVDDPEAFPALA; translated from the exons ATGCCTGGGCACCTACAGGAAGGCTTCGGCTGCGTCGTCACCAACCGATTCGACCAGCTATTTGACGACGAATCGGACCCTTTCGAGGTACTGAAGGCAGcagagaacaagaaaaaagaagccGGCGGGGGCGGCGTTGGGGGCCCCGGGGCCAAGAGCGCGGCTCAGGCCGCGGCCCAGACCAACTCCAACGCGGCAGGCAAACAGTTGCGGAAAGAGTCCCAGAAAGACCGCAAGAACCCGCTGCCCCCCAGCGTCGGCGTGGCTGACAAAAAGGAGGAGACGCAGCCGCCGGTGGCGCTTAAGAAAGAAG GAATAAGGCGAGTTGGAAGAAGacctgatcaacaacttcagGGTGATGGGAAAATAATTGATAGGAGACCAGAAAGGCGACCACCTCGTGAAAGAAGATTTGAAAAGCCACTTGAAGAAAAAGGTGAAGGAGGTGAATTTTCAGTTGATAG ACCGATCATCGAACGGCCTATCCGAGGCCGAGGTGGTCTTGGAAGGGGTCGAGGTGGCCGTGGCCGTGGAATGGGCCGAGGTGATGGATTTGATTCTCGTGGCAAGCGTGAATTTGATAGGCATAGTGGAAGTGATAGATC TTCTTTTTCACATTACAGTGGCCTGAAGCATGAGGACAAACGCGGAGGTAGCGGATCTCACAACTGGGGAACTGTCAAAGATGAATTAAC agAGTCACCCAAATACATTCAGAAACAAATATCTTATAATTGCAGTGATTTGGAGCAATCAAATGTGACTGAGGAAACACCTGAAGGTGAAGAGCACCCAGTGGCAGACACTGAAAATAA GGAGAACGAAGTTGAAGAGGTTAAGGAAGAGGGTCCAAAAGAGATGACTTTGGATGAGTGGAAAGCTATTCAAAATAAAGACCGAGCAAAAGTAGAATTTAATATCCGAAAACCAAATGAAGGTGCTGATGGACAATGGAAAAAGGGATTTGTTCTGCATAAATCAAAAAGTGAAGAG GCTCATGCGGAAGATTCAGTTATGGACCATCATTTCCGGAAGCCAGCAAATGATATAACGTCTCAACTGGAGATCAATTTTGGAGACCTAGGCCGCCCAGGACGTGGTGGCAGAGGAGGACGTGGTGGACGTGGGCGTGGTGGTCGTCCTAATCGTGGCAGCAGGACTGATAAG TCAAGTGCTTCTGCTCCTGATGTAGATGACCCAGAGGCATTCCCAGCTCTGGCCTAA